The Oculatellaceae cyanobacterium genome includes the window GCTGTCCTAACTATCTCAATGCCTTATAACCCTCAACGTTACCCTGAAAATTGGGATGAAATAGCCTTTTCAATAAAGGAACAAGCTAGGTGGCGTTGCCGTAAATGCAATATGCAATGTATTCGTCCTGGGGAAGATACTTCTGGTTTAAGCAAATCAGAACGCATGGCAAAGACTTTAACAGTACATCATGCTAATTACACCCCAGAAGATAACCGCACTGAGAACTTGATTCCCCTGTGTAGTGCTTGCCATCTAGGTTATCATACGCGCAAAAAATCTAATATTACTCCTGGTCAACTATTGTTGTTTGAAGGCATATAGTGAAAATAGCATTATCTTTCAGCAACGTATTGCTGTAAATCATTGATGCGCTGTTTAGTAATACGTTGTAAACATTCAAGTAAAAAGACTGAGTAACCTGTACCGTTTCTTGAGGAATAAGTTTCAAAATCACAATTTTTATCTCGGTATTTAATCCATGCTAATTAGTCATTATTCATAAATTTGTAACGAAAAGTATTGAAAAGGGAAACCGAATGGGAGAAATTAGACGCGGGTTTTCGCTATTCACAAATAGTTGATGATAAACTTTAGCTTGCTCCTCAATTTGGTTAATCAAGAAGCTTCTTAGTTCGGTTCTGTAAAAAGAAAGAATTCATGATTGATAGACTTGTATTTGCTCTTGAATGTTCGCTGCGTATTTTTGGAGTTTTCTGGGTA containing:
- a CDS encoding HNH endonuclease produces the protein MPYNPQRYPENWDEIAFSIKEQARWRCRKCNMQCIRPGEDTSGLSKSERMAKTLTVHHANYTPEDNRTENLIPLCSACHLGYHTRKKSNITPGQLLLFEGI